The genome window AAACAGGTCCTTAGAGTTCTACTTCATGTTCTCCttcatcagagagagagagagagagagatttcaatccctttttttttttataaacaaagCAAAAGCCTCAAAGTCTAGCCAAAGGCAAAgctccaaaaaaggaaaaaaccatgGTGAGAACAACCATTAAGAGGATACAATGAAAAATGGGAAGACAATTACAAGCAAACAAAAGGAGGGAACACAGAAAAAGGTGTTAAGCCACTTTCTCTAGatggcaccattgttgttgctatTTAGCCAGGCAACAAAGCTGAAGTTGATAACAGTCTCTGATCAGTTTGTCTTCACCAACTGAcaatgaaggaagaaaaagattttCATCATATGATGAAAGATTACAATTAATGGATAGCCTTTTACAtctaaaggaaaaataatggaaagaatTTGCAACAAAATTTCTCAACCAATAAAGCTTTTTCAGTAAATCTTATTAAACATACCACAATCTGGCAAAACAAGAGTGGGTCCCAACTACAACAAGATTTCTCCTCTAATATTGAGGTAAAGAGCATTCAAGGGGAAAGTTCCCCTTGAATCTTTTAGAATCAGTGCAATAATTGTAAATCATGTAGTTGTTTCTGACCGACTGCATCTGACCAATTTGGTTGTAAGTCAGCTTGCTGTAAACAGGGGAAGTCCACCAGTTTGCAGGAGTTACGGCAGCACATTGGGTGATGCTAACAGGTCCCCTCCACTTGCAAGCCCTTGCCCTGAACCTTCTAAAGTGAGCTACAAAGGGTGCACTCTTCCAGTCAATTTTTATACGCCCACCTTGTGTTGCCCAGTTATCAGCATTCCATATGCTTGAATAAGACTTCATCCCTTGCTTATTTGGAAAAGGAATGCCTTGACTCTCATAGTTCCTGAAGACTCGGATTGGAATACTATCAATAAACCACCTGAAACAAGACCAAATAAAGATataagatgatgatgagaagTCAAACTTTTCGAATACTCAACCTCCCTGCTTTGATATCATGTGCATTATTCTGTAGCCTAAAAGCTTGAATTGCTTGAACTGTTTAGTAAGGGTAAcgtaaatgtatacatcaataGAAACAAGTGAGGGAACTCACACAATCTCGCTAGGGTTCCAATGGATAGTGTAGTTGTGGAAATCAGAAGTTGGGTCAAACCATGGCTTGAATTGCTCTTCTTTGCCTCCAATGCCTTGAGCGAAGACATTCGTGTGGATAGTGTAAGGTTGTCCTGATGTATTCCCCAAGAACTCATAGTCTATTTCATCATGCTTGTCACCACCGGAAGACAACTGCAAAAAATTTCGAGATGGAATTTTAGACCTCTCTTCTCATGATCATATCCATATCATTGTGAATAACCCGATGTAAATACTTAATGGTTAGCTATTAAGGATGAATTCTACCCAAGTCCTTAACGATCTGATTTGAAGATGGGTTGGAGAGGGTACTTACATAGTAGGCGGTAACAGTGCCGGAAGAATTTCCAGGTACTAATTTGATGAGCATTTCTATGCTACCAAAGAGGAACGGCCGTTTTGTTGAAACtccagatcctgaaaaaccaAAATGGAAGACAATGAAAAGGGGATTAAAGACATTATATATTGAAAATTGGGTAtatataaaaacagaaaataattaAATGAAGTGTCAGATCATATGATATATACCTGACCAATTGGTCAAGACAAGCTGAAGATCTTCACCATTACCCCCAATCGCAGCTTGTTGAGCTCCCCAGGTAAAGTAAACACTCTTGGGAAATGTGGCATTCACATAactgagattgatgatgagtgcAAACAAAGAGACAGCAAGACTGATGAAAAGAGCTTGTAAGTTGGCCATGCCAACCCTAAAGCTCAATATCCTTCAATGAACTCTTCCTTTGGTGGCTAGAAACGATTGCTTTCTTCTCTCTGGAACATAGAAAACTGAAGTTGTGATGCATTGACAGATGATCTGTGAGGGCTTTATAAAGGAGAACAAGAGAATATACCCAATACTCagttatttattcattattttatttttaatttttcagaaGCAACACAGTGGCCGGCTAACAAGTATGATGATTACGAGGTGGTATTCTTTCTTAGTTTCCCTTTTCTGGGTTGGGCTATTACATGCATGCATTGATGGT of Macadamia integrifolia cultivar HAES 741 unplaced genomic scaffold, SCU_Mint_v3 scaffold108, whole genome shotgun sequence contains these proteins:
- the LOC122062598 gene encoding probable xyloglucan endotransglucosylase/hydrolase protein 26, translating into MANLQALFISLAVSLFALIINLSYVNATFPKSVYFTWGAQQAAIGGNGEDLQLVLTNWSGSGVSTKRPFLFGSIEMLIKLVPGNSSGTVTAYYLSSGGDKHDEIDYEFLGNTSGQPYTIHTNVFAQGIGGKEEQFKPWFDPTSDFHNYTIHWNPSEIVWFIDSIPIRVFRNYESQGIPFPNKQGMKSYSSIWNADNWATQGGRIKIDWKSAPFVAHFRRFRARACKWRGPVSITQCAAVTPANWWTSPVYSKLTYNQIGQMQSVRNNYMIYNYCTDSKRFKGNFPLECSLPQY